A single Gambusia affinis linkage group LG22, SWU_Gaff_1.0, whole genome shotgun sequence DNA region contains:
- the tulp4a gene encoding tubby-related protein 4a, with amino-acid sequence MFASVEHGPVLCSDSNILCLSWKGRVPKSEKEKPVCRKRYYEEGWLATGNSRGVVGVTFTSSHCRRDRATPQRVNFNLRGHNSEVVLVRWNEPFQKLATCDTDGGIFVWIQYEGRWSVELVNDRGAQVSDFTWSHDGTQALISYRDGFVLVGSVSGQRHWSSEINLESQITCGIWTPDDQQVLFGTADGQVIVMDCHGRMLAHILLHESDGIVGMSWNYPSFLVEDSSESDTDSDDYTPPKVHSQKPLLTVSFTSGDISLMNSYDDLSPTLIRTGLKDVVVQWCSQGDLLAVAGMERTVLLSPDAPCSPPTKNAIVKFYNVRGDHIYTLDTPAQRPITTLCWGHRDSRLFLASGPALYAVRVDHRVAALQLLCQQVIATAVKEEKDVAKLTMPSRLCTYVTAAFAPTIKPPIPDPNNMRDFVSYPTSGNERLHCTMKRTEDNPEVGGPCYTLYLEYLGGLVPILKGRRISKLRPEFVIMDPKTDGKTDEIYSNSLISAMIDSCNCSDSSDIELNDDWVGKKSPKISRGSKSPKLPRINIDPRKSPKLSRTTQEISRSPRLPLRKPSIGSPSLSRREFPLDDINQQNYLAQVTSNIWGTKFKIVGLAAFLPTNLGAVIYKTSLLHLQPRQMTIYLPEVRKISMEYINLPVFSPNVFSEDEDDLPVSGPAGSTDDNPPCTVNIPIAPIHSPAQAMSPAQSIGLVQSLLANQNVQLDVLSNTTAAPSGSSASGSDQSQDAILTTQYTVPTRYSSPGQVIFGGLDVGRLMVGPPPSHHPSQQQQQQSQQQLLQHQQIQHHQQQQQILQQHHLQQQQHIQQQLQQQLQQHIQMQQHQQMQLQQQQQMHHQLQSQQHHLQQQLQIQIPAPSLSPGQPSGTALHQLQPGALQIQIPHQPADLLVDRMAGGEHEHLLKIKTTRSTPQLADADTVVFSAPLELSKMNPPPPYPGTVAAAVAAAAAAASPSASNAPSSSSSGTEGGASGTPPPSELCVKKGDFKLYPPGQQQLQYPTPLGYERITTFDSSGNVEEVCRPRTRLVCNQNVYTLQGPGNSATLRVTSSSSSSAADKKIQLPYTSATLNRLTAPRYSIPSGDPPPYPDSANQSGAAGRNQNQRLDSSLIHATLRRNSREAALKVSQMLEPPRPLPPKAKNSPLATSFQQRVPTALYTCSQCSSGSSVGGSAPGSANGIAGGTIIRQDFPPGNGAPHSTVIVHSSSATALSSQSSYSLMSSLEGSGSAAGAGGNRDRAEYVNSAFTEDETLNQSLRHLVIGGNDASGLVVKRPPPYQWDPTGTEEVWIPQERTANAPPGAHKPPPLILSPTQHLDVTRLPFVLSPKSPTSPSAASFQAASATPTGYQISLQYPPAAAYAGAQLQPIPGSPRPCASPKEVVAPVALSQQDATLVLSPGYSPNIANLACCPLPPLYPGGSTCAGIPIPPIALHTPWGTYNPCPPMPSPAVPLPPKASHVSADKNVLSPPPPPPPQPPPPPPADPQSHGALQETMAEPGDTYQEVLSLTESPVPQRSEKFSKKNRKRMDGRAEEANVSQLAEGSKSKKEGRALGDFNSLISSPRLGGRDKKKLKGQKEQQMKSKKLSKATANSEFQDSSESEPELFISGDELLNQCQSGKKGWKSKRNLRAASELDEIKCRKANEKEDRGLGSQGFVYVMANKQPLWNEATQVYQLDFGGRVTQESAKNFQIELEGRQVMQFGRIDGNAYILDFQYPFSAVQAFAVALANVTQRLK; translated from the exons ATGTTTGCTTCTGTGGAGCATGGCCCGGTGCTCTGTAGCGACTCCAACATCCTGTGTCTGTCCTGGAAGGGGCGAGTGCCCAAGAGTGAGAAGGAGAAGCCGGTGTGCAGGAAGCGGTACTACGAGGAGGGCTGGCTCGCTACCGGGAACAGCCGGGGGGTCGTCGGGGTCACTTTCACGTCCAGCCACTGCAGACGGGACCGGGCCACGCCGCAGAGAGTGAACTTCAATCTCAGAGGACACAACAGTGAG gTGGTACTGGTGCGGTGGAATGAGCCTTTCCAGAAACTGGCCACATGTGACACAGACGGAGGGATTTTTGTATGGATTCAGTACGAGGGCCGGTGGTCTGTGGAGCTCGTCAACGACCGTGGAGCTCAG GTGAGTGACTTCACCTGGTCGCATGATGGAACGCAGGCTCTCATCTCATACCGTGACGGCTTTGTCCTGGTGGGCTCTGTCAGCGGACAGAGACACTGGTCTTCTGAGATAAACTTGGAAAGTCAGATTACCTGTGGAATCTGGACTCCTGATGACCAGCAG GTGTTGTTTGGCACAGCAGATGGACAGGTCATAGTCATGGACTGCCACGGGCGTATGTTGGCCCATATTCTGCTCCATGAGTCCGATGGCATTGTTGGCATGTCATGGAACTACCCCAGCTTCCTGGTAGAGGACAGTAGTGAGAGTGACACAGACTCCGATGATTACACTCCACCTAAAG TGCACAGCCAGAAACCACTGTTGACAGTCAGTTTCACCTCTGGAGACATCAGCCTGATGAATAGTTATGATGACCTCTCACCCACACTGATCCGAACCGGTTTGAAAG ATGTTGTAGTCCAGTGGTGCTCTCAGGGCGACCTTTTGGCAGTGGCAGGGATGGAGAGAACAGTCCTCCTCTCCCCCGACGCTCCATGTTCTCCACCCACCAAGAACGCCATTGTCAAGTTCTACAATGTTAGAGGGGATCACATCTACACACTAGACACACCAGCACAG CGCCCCATCACTACGCTCTGTTGGGGTCACAGAGACTCGCGTCTGTTCTTGGCGTCGGGCCCAGCGCTCTATGCAGTTCGAGTGGATCACCGGGTTGCGGCGCTACAGCTTCTCTGCCAGCAGGTCATCGCCACAGCCGTAAAGGAGGAGAAAGATGTCGCCAAGCTCACCATGCCTTCTCGGCTTTGTACCTACGTCACTGCTGCTTTCGCCCCGACCATCAAG CCACCCATCCCAGATCCTAACAACATGCGGGATTTTGTGAGCTACCCGACATCCGGGAATGAGCGACTGCACTGCACCATGAAGCGCACAGAGGATAACCCGGAGGTGGGCGGGCCGTGCTACACTCTGTACCTGGAGTACTTGGGTGGTCTGGTGCCCATCCTGAAGGGTCGACGGATAAGTAAGCTGCGCCCTGAGTTTGTCATTATGGACCCCAAAACAGATGGTAAAACAG ATGAAATATACAGCAACAGTTTGATATCAGCCATGATAGACAGCTGTAACTGCTCAGACTCCAGTGATATTGAACTCAACGACGACTGGGTTGGCAAGAAATCTCCAAAGATCTCTAGAGGAAGCAAATCTCCTAAACTTCCCAG GATAAATATTGACCCCAGAAAATCACCCAAGCTGTCCCGAACAACACAAGAAATCTCTAGGTCGCCACGGTTACCCTTAAGAAAACCCTCGATTGGTTCACCGAGTCTCTCACGGAGAGAATTCCCTCTGGATGACATCAATCAG cAAAATTATCTCGCTCAGGTCACGTCCAATATTTGGGGAACAAAGTTTAAGATAGTGGGACTGGCTGCATTTTTACCTACCAATCTCGGTGCAG TTATCTATAAGACCAGCCTCCTCCATCTGCAGCCCAGACAAATGACCATCTACCTGCCTGAGGTGCGCAAAATCTCCATGGAATACATCAACCTGCCTGTTTTCAGCCCCAATGTTTTCAGTGAGGACGAGGACGACCTTCCTGTCTCGGGCCCTGCTGGAAGCACTGACGATAACCCCCCATGTACTGTAAACATCCCTATAGCCCCCATCCACAGCCCCGCCCAGGCCATGTCCCCTGCCCAAAGCATCGGCCTGGTCCAGTCTCTGCTAGCCAATCAGAACGTTCAGCTTGATGTCCTCAGTAATACGACAGCAGCTCCTTCTGGATCATCAGCCAGTGGTTCGGACCAAAGCCAGGATGCCATCTTGACGACCCAATACACTGTGCCCACCAGATATTCTAGTCCGGGTCAGGTTATTTTTGGGGGACTGGACGTAGGTCGGCTAATGGTTGGACCACCGCCGTCCCATCATCCatctcaacaacaacaacaacagagtcagcagcagcttctacAACATCAACAAATTCAGCaccaccaacagcagcagcaaatacTCCAGCAGCATCacctacagcagcagcagcacattcaacagcagctgcagcagcagcttcagcaacaCATACAGATGCAGCAGCATCAACAAATGCAgttgcagcaacagcagcaaatgcaTCACCAGCTACAGTCTCAACAACACcatcttcagcagcagcttcagatcCAGATCCCTGCTCCGTCCCTGTCACCGGGGCAACCTTCGGGAACGGCCCTGCACCAGCTGCAGCCGGGGGCTCTGCAGATACAAATCCCCCACCAGCCAGCCGATTTACTTGTTGACAGAATGGCGGGCGGGGAGCACGAACACCTGCTAAAGATCAAAACCACTCGGTCAACACCACAGCTAGCTGACGCTGATACAGTTGTGTTCAGCGCTCCTTTGGAGCTCAGCAAAATGAATCCACCGCCTCCTTATCCCGGGACCGTAGCAGCAGcggttgctgctgctgcagctgcagcttcaccaTCAGCTTCCAACGCACCTTCCAGCTCTTCATCTGGAACAGAAGGGGGTGCTAGTGGAACTCCTCCCCCTAGCGAGCTCTGCGTGAAGAAGGGTGACTTTAAACTTTATCCTCCAGGTCAGCAGCAACTACAGTACCCCACACCTCTGGGCTACGAGAGGATAACGACATTTGACAGCAGCGGGAACGTGGAAGAGGTGTGTCGCCCTCGAACACGCCTCGTCTGCAACCAGAATGTCTACACACTCCAGGGACCTGGCAACTCTGCCACGCTCAGGGTcacttcctcttcatcctcGTCTGCAGCTGACAAGAAAATCCAGCTGCCCTACACCTCTGCTACGCTTAACAGACTCACCGCACCCCGCTACTCCATACCAAGCGGAGACCCACCCCCATACCCTGATTCGGCTAATCAGAGCGGAGCTGCTGGGAGGAATCAGAACCAGCGACTCGACAGCAGCTTGATCCACGCCACCCTCAGGAGGAACAGTCGAGAGGCCGCGCTTAAAGTCTCCCAGATGCTGGAACCTCCAAGGCCACTTCCTCCAAAAGCTAAAAACAGTCCACTAGCAACCTCCTTCCAGCAGAGGGTGCCAACAGCCTTATACACGTGCAGCCAGTGCAGCAGTGGATCAAGTGTTGGCGGTAGTGCTCCAGGGAGCGCTAATGGGATAGCAGGGGGAACGATTATCAGGCAAGATTTTCCTCCAGGGAATGGCGCTCCACACAGCACAGTGATAGTTCACTCCAGCAGTGCCACCGCTCTGTCATCCCAATCCTCTTACAGCTTGATGAGCTCACTGGAGGGGTCTGGGAGTGCGGCGGGAGCAGGAGGGAACAGAGACCGGGCTGAGTACGTTAACTCTGCGTTTACTGAGGACGAAACACTCAACCAGTCGCTGAGGCATTTGGTAATTGGAGGAAATGATGCATCGGGGCTTGTCGTCAAACGCCCACCTCCCTACCAGTGGGACCCGACTGGCACAGAGGAGGTGTGGATACCTCAAGAGAGGACAGCAAATGCCCCCCCTGGAGCGCACAAACCTCCTCCCCTAATTCTCAGCCCGACTCAGCACTTGGATGTTACCAGACTGCCTTTTGTTCTTTCTCCAAAGTCTCCTACCAGCCCCAGCGCTGCATCATTCCAGGCTGCATCAGCTACACCCACAGGCTACCAAATCTCTCTGCAGTACCCCCCAGCAGCAGCCTATGCCGGAGCTCAACTCCAACCCATCCCAGGGTCGCCGCGCCCCTGCGCCTCCCCAAAGGAAGTTGTGGCTCCTGTGGCCCTCTCACAGCAGGACGCGACCCTTGTCTTGTCGCCGGGTTACTCTCCAAACATAGCAAACCTCGCCTGCTGTCCCCTTCCTCCCTTGTACCCTGGAGGAAGTACCTGTGCTGGAATCCCCATCCCTCCCATTGCCCTTCACACACCGTGGGGAACGTACAACCCTTGTCCGCCTATGCCCAGTCCTGCAGTGCCACTTCCACCCAAAGCCTCCCACGTATCAGCAGACAAAAATGTTctctcacctcctcctccacctcctccacaacctccaccaccaccaccagcagacCCACAGAGCCACGGGGCATTACAGGAGACAATGGCAGAGCCAGGGGACACTTACCAGGAGGTGTTATCTTTGACTGAGAGCCCCGTACCACAGCGGTCCGAGAAGTTCAGCAAGAAGAACCGCAAGCGAATGGACGGCCGGGCCGAAGAGGCTAACGTGTCTCAGTTAGCCGAAGGCAGCAAGTCGAAGAAAGAGGGCAGGGCTCTGGGGGATTTCAACTCGCTGATTTCCAGCCCCCGACTCGGAGGAAGAGACAAGAAGAAACTGAAGGGGCAGAAGGAGCAGCAAATGAAGTCGAAGAAGCTGAGTAAGGCCACGGCCAACAGTGAGTTCCAGGACAGTTCAGAAAGCGAGCCGGAGCTTTTCATCAGCGGCGATGAGCTCCTTAATCAGTGCCAGAGCGGTAAAAAGGGCTGGAAAAGTAAAAGGAACTTGAGGGCAGCTAGCGAGCTTGATGAAATAAAGTGCCGGAAAGCCAATGAGAAGGAAGACAGAGGATTGGGTAGCCAAGGGTTTGTGTATGTGATGGCCAATAAGCAGCCTCTGTGGAATGAAGCCACACAGGTCTACCAACTGGACTTTGGAGGCCGAGTCACGCAAGAGTCGGCCAAGAACTTTCAAATCGAATTGGAGGGCCGGCAG GTGATGCAGTTTGGTAGGATTGATGGTAATGCCTACATCCTGGACTTCCAGTACCCCTTCTCTGCGGTTCAGGCTTTCGCAGTGGCTTTGGCCAACGTCACCCAACGCCTCAAATGA